In Flavivirga abyssicola, the following are encoded in one genomic region:
- a CDS encoding FAD-dependent oxidoreductase, giving the protein MIKESFNKSIRANKSKLINAEFVVVGGGTAGVCASITAARKGVKTVLVQDRPVLGGNASSEVRLWILGATSHMGNNNRWSREGGVMDEILVENLYRNKEGNAVIFDTVLLEKVLNEKNITLLLNTSVYDVAKKNDNTIESVKAFNAQNSTEYNIKSPLFCDASGDGIVSFKAGASFRIGAESKEEFGELFAPDKSYGELLGHSMYFYSKDAGKPVKYTAPSYALKDIKTAIPRYKSIGKDDKGCRFWWFEYGGRHDTIHETEEIKYELWKVIYGVWDYIKNSGEFEDVENMTLEWVGTVPGKRESRRFEGLYMMKQQDVINQSEFDDAIAHGGWAIDLHPADGIYSELSGCTQWHSKGIYDIPFRSFVSKDIDNLLLAGRIISATHVAFGSTRVMATTGFCAQALGMAAYICKEKHIKPADILKNGEIKMLQNELNLIGQSIPNIPIQKSSNLVNQAKIEASSSLKLLKIPFDGTWTNLAVSAAQLLPFNANQNYTFKVQLKADEATSIQVQLRTSEKAKNYTPEVILETKTFHLEKGVQFITIEFNVSTTQNQYAFVTFLSNSKVSFKNSNKRYTGVLSVFNGVNKAVSNTGKQIPPKHIGVDEFEFWIPQRRPKGHNIAMEISPAIKAFESSNIGNGFVRPNTEINAWVSDLSDEKPMLKIDWSEEKEISEIKLFLDPDYDHPMESTLMGHPEAVVPFCLRDYTIKDSNGVVLFKTVDNYQTINTFSLEKPLKTKGLIIEAKHPSEHVPASIFEVVCN; this is encoded by the coding sequence ATGATTAAAGAATCATTTAATAAAAGTATAAGAGCTAACAAGTCTAAATTAATAAATGCAGAATTTGTTGTTGTAGGAGGAGGAACCGCAGGAGTTTGTGCTTCCATAACGGCTGCAAGAAAAGGAGTGAAAACCGTATTGGTTCAAGACAGACCTGTTTTAGGAGGGAATGCGTCTTCCGAAGTTCGCCTTTGGATTTTAGGAGCAACATCTCATATGGGAAACAATAACCGTTGGTCTCGTGAAGGAGGTGTTATGGATGAAATACTTGTAGAGAATTTGTATAGAAACAAAGAAGGTAATGCAGTGATTTTTGATACGGTTCTCTTAGAAAAGGTTTTAAACGAGAAGAATATTACCCTGCTTTTAAACACTAGTGTTTACGATGTTGCAAAGAAAAATGATAACACAATAGAATCCGTTAAGGCGTTTAACGCTCAAAATTCAACGGAGTATAACATTAAGTCTCCACTGTTTTGTGATGCATCTGGTGATGGTATTGTGTCGTTTAAGGCTGGAGCAAGCTTTAGAATAGGTGCAGAATCCAAAGAAGAATTTGGAGAGCTATTTGCTCCAGATAAGTCGTATGGCGAGCTTTTAGGACACTCTATGTATTTCTATAGTAAAGATGCAGGTAAACCGGTAAAATATACGGCACCATCATATGCTTTAAAAGATATTAAAACCGCAATTCCAAGATATAAATCTATAGGAAAAGATGATAAAGGTTGTCGCTTTTGGTGGTTTGAATATGGAGGACGTCATGATACCATTCATGAAACAGAAGAGATTAAATATGAACTATGGAAAGTGATTTATGGTGTTTGGGATTATATTAAAAATTCAGGTGAATTTGAAGATGTAGAAAATATGACCCTGGAGTGGGTAGGAACAGTTCCGGGAAAACGAGAAAGTAGACGTTTTGAAGGGCTGTATATGATGAAACAGCAAGATGTTATCAACCAAAGTGAGTTTGATGATGCCATAGCTCATGGGGGTTGGGCTATAGATTTGCATCCAGCAGATGGGATTTATAGTGAGCTTTCAGGCTGTACACAATGGCATTCTAAAGGTATTTATGACATTCCTTTTCGCTCGTTTGTAAGTAAGGATATAGATAACCTGTTATTGGCAGGAAGAATTATAAGTGCTACACACGTAGCCTTTGGTTCTACACGAGTTATGGCAACCACAGGGTTTTGTGCTCAGGCTTTAGGTATGGCTGCTTACATATGCAAAGAGAAACATATTAAACCTGCCGATATTTTAAAAAACGGCGAGATTAAAATGTTACAAAATGAGTTGAATTTAATTGGACAAAGTATTCCAAACATCCCTATTCAGAAGTCATCAAACCTAGTAAATCAAGCCAAAATTGAAGCTTCATCATCACTGAAGCTATTAAAAATTCCTTTTGATGGAACGTGGACAAATTTAGCCGTCTCAGCTGCGCAGTTATTACCGTTTAATGCTAATCAAAACTACACGTTTAAAGTACAGTTGAAAGCTGATGAAGCTACTAGTATTCAAGTACAGTTAAGAACATCTGAAAAAGCTAAAAACTACACGCCAGAAGTTATTTTAGAAACCAAAACGTTTCATCTAGAAAAAGGCGTGCAATTTATTACCATCGAATTCAATGTATCAACGACTCAAAATCAATATGCTTTTGTAACATTCTTATCGAATTCCAAGGTGAGCTTTAAAAATAGTAATAAACGATATACAGGAGTGTTATCTGTGTTTAATGGTGTTAATAAAGCAGTTTCTAATACTGGTAAACAAATACCCCCTAAACATATTGGTGTAGATGAATTTGAATTCTGGATTCCACAGCGTCGCCCCAAAGGGCATAATATTGCCATGGAAATTTCTCCGGCAATTAAAGCTTTTGAAAGCTCAAACATTGGTAATGGTTTTGTAAGACCTAATACCGAAATTAATGCTTGGGTTTCAGATTTAAGTGATGAAAAACCTATGCTTAAGATTGACTGGTCTGAGGAAAAAGAGATTTCAGAGATAAAATTATTTTTAGACCCAGATTACGATCATCCAATGGAATCTACATTAATGGGGCATCCAGAAGCGGTTGTTCCTTTCTGTTTGAGAGACTACACCATTAAAGATAGTAATGGAGTTGTGCTTTTTAAAACAGTAGATAACTATCAAACAATTAATACATTTTCACTAGAAAAACCCCTAAAAACTAAAGGGTTAATTATTGAAGCTAAACACCCTTCAGAGCATGTACCAGCATCAATTTTTGAAGTGGTTTGTAATTAA
- a CDS encoding glycoside hydrolase family 97 protein has protein sequence MVRKFKNLTSKHCILSFLWSVIFGVTFISCDKAPKDQFELTGGTNTAYIFKFQDNQLGYKIVSKENVVIDSSAFGIIVGGKELGSNTQIKQLETSNIKQEFPLLGVKNKGRYEAHQTTFELTENDGVKWYLDVQVSNQGVAYRYRVPGKTVQVVNGESTSYKFPNKTKVWYFERNNNWKLKSHAGEWFAADISEMPKVSKMGPVQGLTLTLELPQGGYALLAEAALYNYSGTRLEAIGNNTFKSNFTEGKNGFKVDGNITSPWRCVLLADDLNALVNNVMVPALNPEPDPKLFADKSWIKPGTAVWHWWSKKFANYQAERDMIDDAKALGFEYSMVDEGWERWENKWEATTKLCEDATSKGVGVFLWKHSKELNFPENDYEVMRLFLDSIAATGAKGIKVDFMNGQTKGLIDFDEHLLKKSAERKLMVNFHGCQQSSGEYRTYPNEVTREGIRGLEINGIKNERNLTASHNAALPFTRYITGHADYTPIGFTNPGETTWAHQLATLVCFYSPFNCIAENTDYLLTAKEVKTALPLLDEMPSVWDESIVLPQSKIGEMAIIARRSGKDWYLGVLSSGATKQITIDCNFLEDKDYTAEIFKDDLESDKFDVTGLHPRQFEPEHNLVTMYSKEASKANKNTKLNIDLAKNGGAVICFKAQ, from the coding sequence ATGGTTCGTAAATTTAAAAATCTAACTTCAAAGCACTGTATTTTGTCATTCTTATGGTCTGTAATATTTGGTGTTACCTTTATATCTTGTGATAAAGCGCCAAAAGATCAATTTGAGTTAACAGGAGGTACAAATACAGCATATATCTTCAAATTTCAAGATAATCAACTTGGCTATAAAATAGTTTCAAAAGAAAACGTTGTTATAGATTCTTCTGCCTTTGGTATAATAGTGGGAGGAAAAGAACTAGGATCTAATACCCAAATTAAACAATTAGAAACTTCTAATATCAAGCAGGAGTTTCCGTTGTTAGGCGTAAAAAACAAAGGACGTTATGAAGCGCATCAAACAACTTTTGAGTTGACTGAAAACGATGGTGTTAAATGGTATTTAGATGTACAGGTTTCAAATCAAGGTGTCGCCTACAGATACAGAGTGCCAGGGAAAACCGTTCAGGTGGTAAATGGAGAATCGACTTCTTACAAGTTTCCTAATAAAACTAAAGTTTGGTATTTTGAGCGTAATAATAACTGGAAGTTAAAATCGCATGCAGGAGAATGGTTTGCTGCTGATATTTCAGAAATGCCTAAAGTTTCAAAAATGGGACCTGTTCAAGGGCTTACGCTTACTTTAGAACTGCCCCAGGGTGGTTATGCACTGCTTGCTGAAGCAGCATTATACAATTATAGCGGAACACGATTAGAAGCTATTGGTAATAATACATTTAAATCTAATTTTACTGAAGGGAAAAATGGTTTTAAGGTTGATGGTAATATTACTTCGCCATGGCGCTGTGTGTTGCTGGCAGATGATTTAAATGCACTTGTAAACAATGTTATGGTGCCTGCATTAAACCCAGAACCAGACCCTAAGTTATTTGCTGATAAAAGTTGGATTAAACCAGGAACAGCCGTTTGGCACTGGTGGTCAAAAAAATTTGCTAATTATCAGGCAGAACGAGATATGATTGATGATGCCAAGGCATTGGGTTTTGAGTATTCTATGGTTGATGAAGGCTGGGAGCGTTGGGAAAATAAGTGGGAAGCCACCACTAAATTATGCGAAGACGCCACAAGTAAAGGAGTTGGTGTTTTTCTTTGGAAACACTCTAAAGAATTGAATTTCCCTGAAAATGACTATGAAGTTATGAGGCTTTTTCTTGATAGTATAGCTGCTACAGGAGCTAAAGGTATTAAAGTAGATTTTATGAACGGACAAACCAAAGGCTTAATAGATTTTGATGAACACTTATTGAAAAAATCTGCAGAAAGAAAACTAATGGTGAATTTTCATGGTTGCCAACAAAGTTCGGGTGAGTATAGAACCTATCCTAATGAGGTAACAAGAGAAGGAATTCGTGGATTGGAAATTAATGGCATTAAAAACGAAAGAAACCTAACAGCGTCTCATAATGCAGCCTTACCATTTACAAGGTACATAACAGGGCATGCAGACTATACACCAATTGGGTTTACTAATCCAGGAGAAACCACATGGGCACATCAATTAGCTACACTAGTTTGTTTCTATAGCCCTTTTAACTGTATAGCAGAGAATACGGATTATTTATTAACAGCAAAAGAAGTAAAAACAGCATTGCCATTATTGGATGAGATGCCGTCAGTTTGGGATGAGTCTATTGTGCTCCCTCAAAGTAAAATTGGAGAAATGGCAATTATAGCTAGACGAAGTGGTAAAGATTGGTATCTGGGTGTTTTAAGTAGTGGTGCTACAAAACAAATTACTATTGATTGCAATTTTTTAGAAGATAAGGATTATACTGCCGAAATTTTTAAGGATGATTTAGAGTCTGATAAATTTGATGTTACAGGGTTGCATCCAAGACAGTTTGAGCCAGAACACAATCTAGTAACTATGTATAGCAAAGAGGCTTCTAAAGCCAATAAAAATACAAAGCTAAACATAGATTTAGCTAAAAATGGGGGCGCTGTAATTTGCTTTAAAGCACAGTAG